From Pseudomonas sp. G2-4:
ATCCCCCACCATCAACGCTTGATCCGCCCGCACCTCACAATGAGCCAGTATCTGCTCAAGCATCAACGGATGCGGCTTGCTGGCGGTTTCATCCGCAGCGCGGGTGATATCGAAGTAATCTTCCCAGCCATGGGATTTCAAGACCCGATCCAACCCTCGGCGAGCCTTGCCGGTAGCAACCGCCAGGTGATAGCCCTCGCCCCGCAAAGCATGGAGCGTATCCACCACGCCATCGAACAACGGCGAAGGCTCGGCTTCCAGCGCAATGTAGTGATCGGCGTAATGCTGACGAAAAACCACCAACTCATCGTCATCGATCTCCGGATACAAGCTGCGAATCGCTTCCGGCAAGCCGAGACCGATGATGCCTTTTACCGCGAAGTCATCACACCGGGCAAAGCCCGTACGGTCCGACGCAACATGCATCGACTCCACGATACGACCAATGGAATTGGCCAGAGTGCCGTCCCAATCAAAGATCAGCAGTTTGTAATCAGGATGCACTCAACCGCTCCACGGTCTTGGCCCACATGTCATCCACAGGGGCCTGCAATTTCAGCTCGCCGCCATCGGGCAGCGGCACGGTGAGCATGTAAGCATGGAGAAACAGGCGCTTGCCGCCCAGGTCGCGGATTTCCTTGGTGAAATCGTCATCGCCGTATTTGCTGTCACCGGCAATGCAATGCCCGGCATGTAGGGTATGGACGCGGATCTGATGGGTGCGACCCGTCACCGGCTTGGCCTCGACCAGGGTGGCGAAGTCACCGAAGCGGCGCAGCACCTTGAAGACCGTCAGTGCCTCCTTGCCCTCCTCGTTGACTTCCACCATGCGCTCGCCGGAACGCAGGTTGCTCTTGAGCAACGGCGCACGGACTTGCTTGATGGAGGTATCCCAACGACCCCGCACCAGCGCCATGTAGCGCTTGTCGACGCCATCGCCGCGCAGTTGCTCGTGCAAGTGGCGCAACATGCTGCGCTTCTTGGCGATCATCAGCAGGCCGGAGGTGTCGCGGTCCAGGCGATGGACCAGCTCCAGCTCCTTGGCATCGGGGCGCAACTGACGAAAGGCTTCGATCACGCCAAAATTCAGGCCGCTGCCGCCATGAACTGCAATGCCCGCGGGCTTGTTGATCACGATCAGCGCCTTGTCTTCATGGACAATCGACGCTTCCAGGCGCTGCAACAGACCTTGGGCCAGGGGCACCGGCTCATCGCGCTCGGGCACGCGAACCGGCGGCACGCGCACGATATCGCCGGCCTGGAGCTTGTATTCGGGCTTGATCCGACCTTTGTTCACCCGCACTTCGCCTTTACGCAAAATGCGGTAAATCAAAGTCTTGGGCACGCCTTTGAGCCGGGCTAGCAGGAAATTATCGATTCGTTGGCCGGCATATTCCGGCGAGACCTCGAGCAGTTGAACGGCAGGGGTCGAAGGGGCAGTAGTTGTCATGGCCGCGATCATAACAATTTTTTATGGAATTGAAGCACTTAATCATTGCTGCTATAGTCGCGAACGCCGCCAAAAGTGGCTGGACAGCGGACTAACGGTCAAAAACCGGCCCTGACCAACGCAATTCACGAGGACGAGAGGCCGTCCTACGGGGCTTTCGCGACGTAACGGTAGAGTTTGCAGGTGTAACGAGCGCAGGTGACATGAGGCCTGAAATACGCGGCAAAGCAGAGTTTTGACTCGCCTTGCGCGCCACATTCACGGCCAGTTCACAAAGTGCAGTCAGCTACGAACGAACCCGAGCGAGAGCTTCGGAAACAACGCCTAAATTAGCCATGATGCGTGACCTCCCCTTTCGGAGCTCACGGTAAATGCCAACCCGCTGCGGATTCTGCGCGCGGCAGCACCCGATTATCAGGGATACGTGTAGGGTGGAGATGTACAACCGTCGGACTGTGTAGCACTAGGCTTATATATAGACGCTTCATCTCGTCCACAGACGCCGGTTGATTCCTCCTCCTGACTGAGTGCTTGAATAGCCAGCAAGCAGGACGCGTCCGTCGCGACTTCGCCATCATTGGGTCGAACTCGCTGGACACTGGAATGGCCCGGCCACTTCCATGACGCACCTGACACCGACCGTGAGAAGTCGTGTGTGCCGAACGCCGTTTCCGGCAGCCCGGAAACCGACGGTACTACATGAAAAGAATGCTGATTAACGCAACTCAACCCGAAGAGTTGCGTGTTGCACTGGTAGACGGCCAGCGCCTCTACGACCTGGATATCGAATCCGGTGCACGCGAGCAGAAGAAGGCCAACATCTATAAAGGCCGGATTACTCGCATCGAACCAAGCCTTGAGGCTGCCTTTGTCGATTTCGGCTCCGAGCGCCACGGCTTCCTGCCCCTCAAAGAAATCTCCCGCGAGTACTTCAAGAAAGCCCCGGAAGGCCGCGTCAACATCAAGGACGTCCTGAGCGAAGGCCAGGAAGTCATCGTCCAGGTCGAAAAAGAAGAACGTGGCAACAAGGGCGCCGCCCTGACCACCTTCATCAGCCTGGCCGGCCGTTACCTGG
This genomic window contains:
- a CDS encoding HAD-IA family hydrolase, producing the protein MHPDYKLLIFDWDGTLANSIGRIVESMHVASDRTGFARCDDFAVKGIIGLGLPEAIRSLYPEIDDDELVVFRQHYADHYIALEAEPSPLFDGVVDTLHALRGEGYHLAVATGKARRGLDRVLKSHGWEDYFDITRAADETASKPHPLMLEQILAHCEVRADQALMVGDSSFDLQMARNAGMGSVAVSYGAQSIEALRAFEPRLAIDHFPELHAWLSRRTD
- the rluC gene encoding 23S rRNA pseudouridine(955/2504/2580) synthase RluC, producing MTTTAPSTPAVQLLEVSPEYAGQRIDNFLLARLKGVPKTLIYRILRKGEVRVNKGRIKPEYKLQAGDIVRVPPVRVPERDEPVPLAQGLLQRLEASIVHEDKALIVINKPAGIAVHGGSGLNFGVIEAFRQLRPDAKELELVHRLDRDTSGLLMIAKKRSMLRHLHEQLRGDGVDKRYMALVRGRWDTSIKQVRAPLLKSNLRSGERMVEVNEEGKEALTVFKVLRRFGDFATLVEAKPVTGRTHQIRVHTLHAGHCIAGDSKYGDDDFTKEIRDLGGKRLFLHAYMLTVPLPDGGELKLQAPVDDMWAKTVERLSAS